TCACGTCGCCGTCGAAGTCCAGCGAGGGCGCGATGTTGTGCAGGCCCAGGCTCTGCTTCACGGCCGCGCGCACCACGGCGTACACGGTTTTTTCGTCTTCGAACTTGATTTCCGTTTTGGTGGGGTGCACGTTGATGTCGATGGACTTGGGGTCCAGCTCCAGAAACAGCACATAGAACGGGTGGGTGTCGCGCGCCAGCAGGCCCTCGTAGGCCGACAACACGGCGTGGTTGAGGTAAGCCGAGCGAATAAAGCGGTTGTTCACAAAGAAAAACTGGTCGCCCCGGCTTTTCTTCGACGACTCGGGCTTGCCCACAAAGCCCTTCACCGAAATGGAGTGGGTCACTTCTTCGCAAGCGGCCAGCTGCTCCTTGTAGCCGTTGCCGAGCAGCGCCACGATGCGCTGGCTCAACTTGCCCGCCGGCAGGCTAAATACCTCCAGGTCGTTTTGGTACAGTGAGAAGGCAATGTGCGGGTTGGCCAGGGCCACGTGCTGAAACTCGTCGAGAATGTGCCGCATTTCCACGGCATTGCTCTTGAGGAAGTTGCGCCGGGCGGGCACGTTGAAGAACAGGTTCTTCACGGCGATGCTGGTGCCGTCGGGGCAGGCGGTGGGCTGCTGGCTGGTTACCTGCGAGCCTTCCACGAGCAGCAGCGAGCCGGTGTCGTGCTCGCGCTGCTTGGTGCGGATTTCGACCTGGGCCACGGCCGCGATGCTGGCCAGCGCCTCGCCCCGGAAGCCGAGGGTGCGAATGCGAAATAAGTCCTCGGTTGAGCTGATTTTGCTGGTGGCGTGGCGCTCCAGGCTCATGCGGGCGTCGGTGGGCGACATGCCCGCGCCGTTGTCTACTACCTGCACCAGCTGCTTGCCGGCTTCTTTCACAATGAGTTGCACCTGGGCCGCCCCGGCATCGACGGCGTTTTCCAGCAGCTCCTTCACCACGGAGGCCGGGCGCTGCACCACCTCGCCGGCCGCAATTTGGTTGGCGAGGTACTCGGGAAGCAAATGAATTATATCGGGCATGGAGGAAGGCGCACGCTTCAGCTTGCGCTAGAGAAAACAAAAAGAGCTAACCAGCACGTCAACAAGCGGAAACGCGCCCGGCAATAACCGGAAATTGGCCGCGTTTTAAACCCAAAACGGGGTTTCGTGCGTACCTTCGCGGCTAAATAGCGCAATTCCGGCATGAAATTTCGCGGCAGTTGCCGCTCACCTTTCGCACCGGAATGCGCTACGTTTGGAACCTCCAAAGCCAGCCGGCGGGTTCCGCTGCTAACCCTGACAAAAGTACGGCCTTCGCGGCCCGTTTGCCTTTGAACCCACCCATCAACTCCGCGAGGCTTATGCGCATCCCCCTTCAGCTTGCCTTACTGGCTTTGCTGCTAGCCACGGGCTTGCTGCTTTCGTTTTCCGATGTAGAAAAGCTGCCGGCGGACCCGCTGCCAGCTTCCCCGGCCGAGGCGGCCTGGGTCGACAGTGTGTTCAACTCGCTCACCCCGGAGCAGCGCCTGGGGCAGCTGTTTATGGTGGCTGCGTACTCCAACAAGGACAAGGCCCACGCCGCTTATATCGAGCGGCTGGTGCGCAACCAGCACATTGGCGGGGTGATGTTTCTGCAGGGCGGCCCCAAGCGCCAGGCTCTGATGACCAACCGCTTGCAGGCCGCCGCCAAGGTGCCCCTGCTCATTGCCATGGACGCCGAGTGGGGCCTCGATATGCGACTCGACTCTTCGGCTCACTTTGCCAAGCAGATGACGCTAGGCGCCATGGACGACCCCAGGTACGTGTACGAGATGGGCCGCGACATTGCCCGTAAAATGCGGGCGCTGGGCGTGCACATCAGCTTCGCGCCGGTTATCGACGTGAACTCCAACCCCGGCAACCCCGTGATTGGCAACCGCTCGTTTGGCGAAGACCAGGAGCGGGTGGCCAAGCTGGGCATTCAGTACATCCGGGGCTTGCAGGAAAACGGCGTGATGGCCGTGGCCAAGCACTTCCCCGGGCACGGCGACACCGATACCGACTCGCACGTGTCGCTGCCGGTCATCAACACCGACCTGGCCCGCCTCACCAAGGTGGACTTGGTGCCGTTTCAGCAGTCGTTCGAGGCCGGGGTGATGGGCGTGATGGTGGCCCACCTCTACATGCCGCTGTTCGACACGACCAACGCCAAGACCACGACCCTCTCGCACGCCCTGGTAACGGACCTGCTGAAGGACAAAATGGGCTTCAAGGGCCTGGTGTTCACCGACGCGCTCAACATGAAGAGCGTGAGCAAGCTTTACAAAGACGGGGAGCTCGACGCCATGGCACTGGCCGCTGGCAACGACGTGCTGCTGTTTTCCGA
This region of Hymenobacter sedentarius genomic DNA includes:
- the mutL gene encoding DNA mismatch repair endonuclease MutL yields the protein MPDIIHLLPEYLANQIAAGEVVQRPASVVKELLENAVDAGAAQVQLIVKEAGKQLVQVVDNGAGMSPTDARMSLERHATSKISSTEDLFRIRTLGFRGEALASIAAVAQVEIRTKQREHDTGSLLLVEGSQVTSQQPTACPDGTSIAVKNLFFNVPARRNFLKSNAVEMRHILDEFQHVALANPHIAFSLYQNDLEVFSLPAGKLSQRIVALLGNGYKEQLAACEEVTHSISVKGFVGKPESSKKSRGDQFFFVNNRFIRSAYLNHAVLSAYEGLLARDTHPFYVLFLELDPKSIDINVHPTKTEIKFEDEKTVYAVVRAAVKQSLGLHNIAPSLDFDGDVNFAPIRPLRAGKGTGQVPPEADDHLPAATPADRAASSDGYRPDAPASTAARLPAGPSGFSNFKPDTRRDGYERPLPPRPTEQARRELEAFYRELGQPVRDEPTLDVATMRSFEMGSPAPFAGADNAELSLGLAQPEAPAAGAVPPREREGGAGSRAVQVQQRYVLVPVKSGVLLIDQEAARERILYEQFRQELSRAVGTSQTLLFPRTVTFSPSDFAVLRELTEPLHALGFIFVEFGPNTIAVEAIPAGMPAQDEKELLESLIEQFRNTAGPLKLDQGESLARALARRVAAGTATTRLPEAELNALADRLFACQVPGYTPDGRKTLVLLDGQQLADFFRK